The nucleotide sequence CCGCCATGGCGTCGCTTTTTGAATCCCGTTACCTCACTCGCAACATTTTGATCGGCATGGCACTGGGGGCGGCGATCGGCACGGCGCTGAACCTGACCGGAACCACGGTGGCGGAGCCCGGGTTTTTGGCGGGCACTTTGTTTCCGCTCGGCGGAGATATTTTTGTGCGTTTGCTGCGGGTGCTGGTGGTGCCGTTGGTGCTGTTGTCACTCATGTGCGGCACGGCGGCGCTGGACGATGTGCGCAAGCTCGGGCGCATCGGACTGAAGACTCTCGCGTTTTACCTCGGCACGACCGCCATTGCCATTGCGATTGCCATCGGTCTCTCGGTGCTGATCCAGCCGGGCGCAGGGTTTGAACTCAACTACGAGGCCGACTTTGCGGCGAGTGAAAGCCCGCCGCTGGCCGAGGTGATTCTCAACATTTTCCCGAGCAATCCGTTTCAGGCCATGGTCGAGGGCAACATGCTGCAGGTGATCGTTTTTGCCATCATGTTTGGCGTGGCGATGTGTCTGTGCGGCGAGCCGGGCCAACGGGTGCTGGCCATCGCCAACGATCTCAATGACGTGGTGATGAAGTTGGTCATGCTATTGATGCTGGCGGCGCCGTTCGGGGTGTTCGCGCTGGTGGCCAAGACCTTCGCGATCGAAGGCTTCTCGGCGATTCTTGGATTGGCCCAATACTTCTTCCTCGTGCTGCTCGCGCTCGCGGTGCACGCGTTTTTCACCTATGGCTTGATCCTCAAGGTGTTCACCGGATTGAGCGTGAAGCGCTTCTTTAAACAGATGCGCAGCGTGCAGCTCTTCGCGTTTTCCACCGCCAGCAGTAACGCGACGTTGCCGCTCAATTTGGAGAACGCGGAACATAATCTCGGGGTCAAACCGTCGATTGCCTCGTTTACGATTCCACTCGGCGCGACCCTCAACATGGACGGCACCGCCATCATGCAGGGCGTCGCCACCGTGTTCATCTCGGAGGCACTGGGCATTGATATCGGGGTGCAGGGCTACCTGATGGTCATCCTTACGGCGACGCTCTCGTCGATCGGCACCGCCGGCGTGCCCGGAGTGGGGCTGATCATGCTGGCCATGGTCTTCGATCAAGTCGGATTGCCCGTCGCGGCCATCGGCGTGATTTACGGCGTGGACCGCCTGCTCGATATGGCTCGCACCGCGGTCAATGTGACCGGTGACGCCGTCGTTTCGACCATCGTGGCTCAATCCGAAGGTGAGTTCGACCAGAGCATTTTCGATTCGGAGGAACCCGTGCTGAAGCACGCCAAGTGATCCCGCCGCGAAGCGGAAGGAGGCGGAATAAGCGCACGAGAACGATTGCGCTGTGCGCGAGAGCTGCGAAAACGAGTTTGCGCCCAGCCGCGGAATGCGCGTAGGTCCGGCGTTTAGTCAATGAACTCAATTTCCAACGAGCTGTTGGTCCTGCTGCTTCTGCTGCTGACCAATGGCATTCTTGCAATGGCCGAGGCGGCATTGATCGCGGCCCGCAAATCCCGCTTGCGAGAGCTGGCGGAAGGAGGCGACAAACGCGCGGCCCTCGCGCTGGCTGAGGCCTCTGAGCCCGCGCGCTTCCTCTCCACCGTGCAAGTCGGCATTACCTTGGTGGCCGTGATCGCGGGCGCGTTTGGCGGCGGGTCATTCGCGGACCATATCGGAGAGTTACTCGCGAACATCTCTTGGTTGGAACCGTATTCCCGACCGTTGTCGCTGGGTATCGTGGTGGTGGGGATCACCTTGGCGTCGGTGGTGCTCGGGGAGCTGGTGCCCAAACGTATCGCCCTGCTCAAACCTGAGCTGTTTGCCATGTTTTTGGTGCGTCCCGTGCGCAACCTCTCCCGCATCGTCGCGCCGGCGGTGCATTTGCTCACCTGGCTCACCGAGTTGGTGCTGCGTCCCTTTGGGTTGCACAACGCTCCCCAGGAAGCACCCGTCACCGAGGAAGAGGTCAATACGCTCGTCGAGCAGGGCATGACCGAGGGCGTCTTCAACGAGTCCGAACGCGACATGGTGGCCGGAGTGCTCGAGCTCGATGAGATGCCGATCGCCTACCTCATGACCCCGCGGCCCAAGCTCGTGTTTCTCGATATTGCCGAGCCCGACGAGACCAACTGGCGCAAGGTCGTCGCCAGCGGCCATTCCCATTTTCCGGTCGTGCATGGCAACCGCGAGCAAGTCATCGGCATGGTTTCGGTGAAGGCGATTTGGGCGAACAATGCGTTTGGCGTGCCGACGCAATTACGCCACTTGGTCACGCCGCCCTTGGTGGTGCCCGAGACCATGGTGAGCAGCCAGGTGCTCGAGCAGTTCAAGTTGACCGGCAAACACATCGCTCTGGTCAATGACGAGTTCGGCTCGGTGGCCGGGGTGGTCACGCTTTACGATGTGCTCGAGGCCATCGTCGGTGACATTCCGGAATCGGGTCGTCATGACGAACCCGAGGCCAAGCAACGCACCGATGGCTCCTGGCTTATCGATGCGACCTACGACATCGACGAGTTCAAGGAACTCACGGGGCTCGCCACGCTGCCCCATGAAGACGAAACCGAGTTTCAAACCGTCGGTGGTTTTGTGATGACCCACTTCGGTCGCATTCCGGGAACGGGAGAATCCTTCGAGCACGACGGTTGGCGCTTCGAGGTCGTCGACATGGACCGCCATCGTCTCGACAAATTGTTGGTCGCCCAGGTCCCGAAAGCGGAGACCGACGAGGAGGAAGACGACGGCGAAGAGCAAGTGGCGGGGTGATGGCGCACGAGGAAAGGTTCCCGCTCTTTCTCTTTCTGCGTCATTACAGAATGGGCGTGAATGATGGCTCGATGCCGCGCGAACGAGGGATAACGAGAAAGAGAAAGAATAAAGAACCAGCGTAACCGCCAAACTGGCGCGCCTACCAGCCTGCGCCGACCCAGGTGGTCCTGGTCTTGATCCGCACCAGCGAGTCGTCGGCGGTGAGGAAAACGTCGTTCCCGTCGGGGCCGCCGAAGGCGACATTGGCCGTGCCCCGACCGGTTAACAGGGAGCCGAGTAGTTTGCCCTTAGGATTGAGAATCACCAGACCGCCGGGACCGGTGGCCCAAACGTAGCCGTCGACGTCGACCTTGAGGCCGTCGAAGCCCCCGCGGCGACCTTGTTTGATCAACGGAGTGCCGTCGAAGAAGACACGCTTTTCACCGGCCCGATGGCCGTTGGCATCGAGCGGGATGGCCAGCACGTAGGGCTCGGCTCCATCCGAGCTGCCGATGTAGAGTGTGCGCTCGTCTGGCGATAGCCCAATGCCGTTGGGGCGGCTGATCGTGCCTTCGATGAGCGCCACTTGGCCGCTGGGGGCGATGCGATACACGCCTTGAATGGCGAGTTCTTTGCCGACTTTTTGATCGGTCAAACCGTAGGGCGGATCGGTGAAGTAGATGTTGCCGTGACGATCGCGCACGAGGTCGTTGGGGCTGTTGAAGCGCTTGCCCTCGAACCGACCGGCGAGGGTGGAAAACGTGTGGCCGTCGGCATTGAGGCGGGCGACGCGACGGTCGCCGTGTTGGCACAGCACGAGGTGGCCCCCGGCATCGAACATCAGCCCGTTGGCCCCTTCCTCGTAAGGCGCTTCGCTCATCAAGCCCGTGTAGCCCGAGGGATGCAGATGGATCGCCACGCCTTGGGCGGCGGTCCAGCGGTAGGCGATGTTCTCCGGCACATCGGTGAAGAGCAACTGTTGGCCCTTGGGGTCCCAGACGGGGCCTTCCGCCCATTCAAAGCCGGTGGCGAGCAACTCCATTTTCGCGGCCGGGGCGAGACGACTGTCGAGGCCGGCATCGACCCGCTCCACCGTGCCGAACTCCGGGTAGGCTCCCGGTTTTTCGGAATCGATGTGGCCGAGGGCGAATGGGGCGGCTAAGGTGAATGCAACGCTGGAACCTGCCAGCAGACGGCGGAAAGGAATCGAAATCATGGCGTGGGGTGCTGGGGCAGTGGAAAGGCGTGGGGGCGATTGCGCGAGTGAAGTCGAAATAATCGTTAACGATGCGCCGCACGTGTCCTCCGGTTGCACGAGCGGGCGTTTCGGTCAGGCCCCGAAGCGGTCAGGACAAAGGAACGTCGGTTCCTTTGCGCCTGACCGCGGACGGCGGAGCGGCGCTTAATTCAGCACGGTAAACTGCCCGCTTCCATCGATGGTCAACGTGACGTTGCCGTGGTCGAAACTGGTCGGGCATTGCCACATGACATACGGACCGCCGCCGCTTTTGGGCGCTTTTTGCACCTGGAGTTGCCCGTCGTCGGTGAGCACCATGGTGAGCTCGGTCATGATATCGTAGTAGGTGTTGGGGGTGGTATCGCTGTCCGTGTTTTTGTTTTGGTAGAACAGATTGCCCGACGACCACAGCGGGTTGCCTTGGCTGGAAATGGCCGTAAGGGTGCCGTCGAAGGTGAACATCAGGATCGCGGTGAAATCTGTCGCGCAGACAATCCCTCCGCGCTGCAACAACGGCTGGGCATTGCTGGTTTTGAACCAGCGGTCGGCGGCCTGTTTGGTTTGGGTGATTTCGTCGGCGTGAATGTTTTTGGGGAACTGCTGCTGGACGTAGTTGAGCCAGGATTGGATCGAGAACGACGCGCTCAGCAGCGACGGGAGCGAAATGTTGAAGCGCTGGGCCAGGAACGCGTTCCAGTCGACGAGGAACGTGACTTGAGTGCCCCACAGGCTGGGCCAAATCCCGTCGATGTTGAGCTGACCACCATCGACATCGCCTTTGTATTTATCGGGCAGCGGCTCGGAGGTTGCGGTGAAGTTGTAAAGGGAGTCGAAGAAGTTGTTGTCGTGGTGGCAATTGGAGACCGAGCTGTAGTATTTGTCGATTTGAGTCTGCGCCTGGCTGATGGCGTTCATGACGCTGTTGGCGGCCTTGTTCACATTGTCCGCCAATTCATTAGCGAAGAGGTTCAGGGTCTTGTCGTCGTCGTTGTGTTGCAGATATTTCACATACAATGAGGCCGTGGCCATGTAGACGCTCATCGTGTTGATGAAATAGGACATGCTGTATTGCATGAACGTGGGATAGGTGGTGTCGCCCCCGATATTCACCATGAAGAACTGAACGGCTTGATTGAGGTCCGAGGTGGCCGTCTCCATGGTCGTCACCACTGATTCTTGGAATGCGCTGGAGGAGAACGCATTAACAAGCGCGTCGTTGTTGGTGAAGTAGCCGCAGTTTTTCAGGTAGACGTTTTGGGCGTTCACCGTGGCCATTTCCCGGCGAATGTCGGAGTTGTTCACCACGGAGTTAATTTCCTCCTCCAGTTTATTGAGAATATCATCGGAGGGAGTGGAGCTGGTTCCGAACAGATTGAAGGCGGCTTCGATGACCTTCAGGACTTTTTCGGCCACGACGATTTCACTAAAGCCGACCAGCGCCCCGATATTCAGGGCGAAGCCACCGTAGTTTTCTATGATCTTTTCGATCTGATCTTGATTGGACATGACAAGCGGGATTGATGAGTTTTTTCAGTTGATATTTTTGGGAATGAATACTGCCCCCGAGCGTAGCATCGGGATCCGTTGGGAGTGCGAAATTGACCCGATAAAAGGGACGTGAAGGTTCGGTTTTTAGCATAAGATTTTGGTATGGTCCCGCCTGGTGGCGCGGGCGAATTATCCCGGTGGGACGCTCATCGATTGACCCGCGGGGCTGTGAACAACCTGTCGGCAAGGTGGAAAAACTCCCGGCAACTTCCGTTTGCCAATCGGACGGGTTGGGCAAAGTTTCTGCCATCTGATCAACCGACCATGAGCCGCGACGAAACATGCAAGACCCCTTCACCGGACAATCCACCTGCATCCAAGGCGGGCGGCTCCCGTCCGCCGAAGATTGGCGCGCGCTTCAACACGATCACGGGCGACGACTGGAAGCGCTCGCTCGCTTCCGCACGGCTGCGGCGGCAGTCGGCATCGGAACGTATCCGGACGATGACCTCGTCCTCTGGGACGCCGACGAAGTAGGCCTGCTGGCCCTGGCCGATCCTTTGTGGAGGGAACTCGATGCGGCCGCGGCCGCCTTTCGAGCGACGTTTCCCTTGGTCGAACTCGAGGACTTTGGTTTTCCCGAGGATGTGGAGGATCTGCTGGGGGAGTGCAGTCCCCGGCTGCGGCCGATCAGCAGCGGCGTCGAAGCGACCGCGTTTGAAGCCGAGGACAAGTCGATCTACAAGTTCTTCATGCCGCGCGACGACGGCCACATTGGCGGGACGTTCAGCTTTGAGCGCGGTGACGAAGTGGCGCTGCAAGCGGATGCCTCGGACGGCACCTATCAAGCCATGTTGGAGAAGTTCGACCTCATCATGCGGCTTGGCGGCATGCCCACGGAGGTCATCGGGGTGACCAAACGCGAAGGCGTGCTCATCACCAAGCAAACGCTGGGTGGGTTGCTCGATGAAGGGGCGGATACGTCGGGCGTGCAGCCCCGGGATTTGATCCCCTTGCCTTCGCGTTTCCTGCGTGCCCACCGCGACCATCCGCGACTTTATTTTGTCGAAGACACGCCGTGGCTGGTGGCGGATTTACACAGCAAAAATCTGGTGCGCGCGCAGGACGGGCAACTCCGGGCAATCGACTTGCTCGCCGCCCCCTTGCCCCTGGACTTGGTCGCGCGCGAGCCGCTGCTCGACGATTGGTTGCGCCGCGTGCGCGCAGACCCGACTGCCGACGTGCTGCATCACGTGAGCGACGACGAGCTGTGATGCTGTTGGCATCAATCAACCGGACTTTACACGAAGGCCGAGAAGATCGCCAAGAAACGCGTCTCCAGAGCTTTGCGAACTTGGTGTTCTTGATGTGAAATGGATTCGCTGCGCGACGTCGGATGACGTGCCTGATGGAGCGGTGAACTGGGTGGAATCGCGCGCAAGCGCGCTACATTGCAGTGCGTCAGCGGTAGGAGCGCGCTTGCGCGCGATTGCCATGGCCGGCATGTTGGGCTCAAGCCCCCATGACCACCCCTTCATCTCAAACTGTTCTCATCACCGGAGCCGGCAGCGGTGTGGGTCGCGCCGTCGCGATTCGATTTGCCGCGGCGAGTTGGAATGTGGTGCTTGTTGGCCGCCGCGCGGAGGCGTTGCAGGAAACCGCAGAGCTGGGCGGCGGCAACTGCGTCACGCATGTCTGCGACATCGGCGATGAGGCCCAAGTGCAGGGACTGGCGGCAACGTTCTCGTCAGTCGGCGTCGATGCCGTGGTAAATTGCGCGGGCACCAACGTGTCTCCGCGCAGTTGGGCAGGCGTGAGCAGCGAGGATTACCACGCCGTGTTGGCGACGAATCTGCATGGTCCGTTTTACTTGGCGAAGGTCTTCATGCCGGCGCTACGAGCGAGTCTTGGGACAGTTGTAAACATCAATTCCGATGCGGGAATCATCGGCAGCGAAAAGGCCGGCGTGCCTTACGTGACCTCGAAATTTGGCCTGCGCGGGCTCACGCAATCGATCAATGCCGAGGAACGCCGGCATGGCGTGCGCGCGGTTTCGATTTCGCCGGGCGACATTAACACGCCGTTGCTGGACCGCCGTCCCGTGCCGCCGTCCGCCGAGATCCGGGCGAAGATGTTGCAAGCCGAGGATGTGGCCGAAGCGGTGTGGTTTGCGGTGACGCTGCCCGGTCGAGCGTTGGTGGAAGAGATCGTCATCCGCCCGACGGAAGCAACGACCTGAGGTCATCATCGCGCTGGACCTCACGCTGCGACCACGCACGCTTGGTTTAACCCGATGAGTGAGTTGCTGATCCTCTTCGCAATCTGGCTTTGGATGCTGTTGGCAGTGTCGTTGCATGAGTGGTCGCACTGGGCGGTGGCCAAAATCGTCGGGCTGGAGCCCACGCATTTGAACGTGGGCCAGGGACCTGTGTGGTGGCGCGGTCACCTTGGACTGACGAAGGTGACCATGCATTGGTGGCCGTTCTCAGGGTTGGTCCTGGCCCGGTGGTCTTCGGAAGCAGGACTGCGTTGGCGTGGCACGACCTTCGCGCTTGCGGGTCCGGCGTGCGATGCGGTGCTTTTCGGCGTTTTGGGTCTGATTTTTACACAACAATCGGCAAATCACTTCATGTCCGAAGTCCGTGCGACCCTGATTATCCTGATGTGGCTTCAAGGCGGAATGTGGGTTACCAGTCTGTTGCCGCGTATGGTCTCCTCGGAGGAGTATGTGTTGGGGTCCGATGGCAAACAGGCGTGGGATTTCGTGACCGGCAACATGCCGACGGCCCAGGTTGCCGGCGGGATCAATTATCAGCGAGAGGTGGCCCGCTACGACCCTGCGTTTGATGTCACCGGATCGTGGTTACACGAGGCTGATGAAACAATCCGCCAGGACTACGAAGTGGGCCTGGGCGAGCTGATCGCGGACGACCCAGCGAGTGGGTTGGCCAAACTGAAACGTGTGCTGGCCGCAGGCCCCATTGGCGGGGCGGAACGCGCGGCCTTGCTCGACCAGATGGCGTCCTACGTCGCGATGCATCGAAAGATGGAGTTCCTGACCGACGCCGTGGAGTGGGCGCGTGAAGCGGTGGCTTTGCAGCCGGAAGCGCCGACCTTGCGCGGCACGTTGGGCGGGCTGTTGATCGATTCCGGTCAGCTCGATGACGGCATGAGGTTGTTGCTGCCGCTCACCGCTGAATCGTCCGACCAGATGGATCGATCGATCGCGTTCGCTTACCTGGCGTTGGCCTACTCTCGCAGTGGCGACCGGCGACGAGCGCACGATGCCTTGAATGCGAGCTTCGAACTCAACGCGTCGCATGGCATGGCGGAGCGCATTGCCCAAGAGATGAGGGCGTAGACCTGCGCTGGGGCGATTCGAACCGCGGTTCACCACACCCGGCTCGCGGGTTTGGATTCGAGGGTGGTTTCGGCGTCGTCGGGGAGGTCGGCGAGGAAGTCGAGGCCGGTGCGGTATTCGATGTCGTCGATCGTGGTGACGTAGAAATCGAGGGAGATGCCGTCGACCGGTTCGGACGGAAAGAGAAACGCCTGGGCGCGCACCCGGCCGTCACTTTCGTCGATGATGATCATGTAGCACGCTTCGGGGATGGCTGGTCGGGCGCGACCTCGGCCGGGCAGGCGGGCGGGTTTGGCACCGAAAACGGGTCCGGCCAGCACCCAGACTTCGCCAAAGCGAGCGGGGTAGCTGGTGGCGATTTTCATTTCGAGCTGCTTCCAGAGGCCGGCGTTGAGGCCGTGCTTTTGCGGGATGACGTTGCTCATCAAAAACGTCTCCAGTTGAGCGGCGTCGCCGTAACGCGTGGCGATGCCGTAGTTGGGAGCGAGGTGACCGCGGTCGTAGCCGGTGTGGGTGAAGTCATCACTCGTGACGCGGGCAATGGTGCGTTCATCGACGTTGAACTTGTCCGGGCGCTCGCCGGCGTCGGGCAGCGGGGAAAGGTCGGTGAGGCGATAGGCGGCCCAGAGGGGCGAGGCGAGTGAATCAGCGTAGCCGACGAGGTAGCCGGTATTGGTGAGCAGGCGCCCGGCGGGAGTCGCATCGGGCCCACGCGGCACGCCGGCGAAGAGGTGCGTGCGATCGCCCGGGGCCGGCGGGGTGGTGACGTAATCGGGGCTGTAGTAGAGCTGGTAAAGATCCCACGCGACATCGAGCGGGGCGACGTGCTTGTCCCGGGCGAAGGCGTTGCCCACGAGCAGTCGCACCTCGGCCTGACGGACGGGAGGTTGGAGCAGGAACCAGACGCCGCCGACCGCGAGCACGATCACGTTGAGCCATAGCACGAACTTCGTGCGGCGAAATGAACGCGGGATCTTTGAGCGGGAGGATTTGGTCGAGCGACGGGCCATGCGGATGGGAACGTGGTGGGATTGCGAAGGGCGGCCAATGCCCAAAAAAAAGACGCCCTGTTGAGGGCGTCGAAGTAGCTGAATCGGTCTTTACACGAAGGCCGCAGAGTTCGCCAAGAAGTAAACCCCAATCGCTTTGCGAGCTTTGCGTTCTTGGTGTGAATACAACTGCTCCCGGGCTTTGGATTGAGGCTTGGTCGCTTACTTCGCGAGGAAGCCGAGGATGTCGTTGGCTTGCTCGGTGGTGCTGCCTTTGTGGTCGGCGTAGACGACCTTGCCCTCGTGCACGAGGAAGGCGGAGCGGCTGGCCATCATCATGCCATTCGAGCCGAAGGCCTTGGCGACGGATTTGTCGGTGTCGGCGATGAGGGTGAAGGGGAGCTGATACTTGTCTTTGAACGCCGACTGATTCTCCACCGTGTCGTAGCTCACGCCGATGACGGCGACGCCTTGGGCGGTGAGGTCCTCGTAGGAGTCGCGCAGCGAGCAGCCTTGTTTGGTGCAACCGGGGGTGTCGGCTTTCGGGTAAAAATAGACGAGCGTGTAGGCGTGGCCGGCGTAGACCTCGGCGAGATCGATCGACGCGCCGGTGTCGGTGGTGGCGGTAAGCGTGGGTGCGGTAGCACCGACTTCGAGTTGAGCGGCAGAGCCGAAGTTGAGCATGGCGAAGAAGAGCGCAAAGAGCGCGAGGTTGCGATGTTTCATGGCGAGGGTAAGCCGTCACGATGCGCGGTGGTGGTTGATTTCGCAAGCCACCGTCAGCCTGCTGTTTTTCTAACCACAGATGAACACAGATGGCTTCGCTACCGCTACGCGATGAAGCTTGGCCGAAGAATTGTCTGATCTGTGTTAATCTGTGTCCATCTGTGGTTAAAAAACAGCGTTGGAGTGGGAATGGTTACTCGACGCCGGTGACATCCATGTCGGCGGGGTGCTCGATGCTGAATTTGTAGGTCAGCGTGCGGGTCGCCCCGGGGGCGAGGGAGCCGGTCCAGGTGAGGATGCCTTCGTCGTCGCGGGTGTAGGCTTTGGTTTCCTTGGCGCTGCTGAGGTCGCGCTCGGCGGGCTCGATGAGCTTCACGATGATTTTCTCGTGACGGCTGACGGGCAGGGGCTCGGCCAACGCGATCGAAATCGGGATCGTCTTGTGGTTGGTGACCTCGGTTTTGATTTCGTAGGTCGTGCGTAGTCCGCTGTTGGTGAAGCCGGTTTTTTCCACGAAGCGGTTGATCAAGGTGCGTTCGATGGCGACCGCTTCGTCGACGCCGAGCGCGAGTTCGAACGCTTCGCCGGGCATCGTTTGCTTGAGGTGGCTGTTGGTAATGAACGCGCCGTCGACGAACGCGGCGAGCGTGCCGCCGAGCAGCGGGAACGCAGAATCGTTGGTGACCTTGGCAGTGAGGAAGGCGGACGGCACGTATTTGGGCGTGGTGTCGTAGCGCAGACCGGCGGGCAGGGTGATCGTGGTGACGGTGACCTTTTGCATGGTGCCGTCGGTGGGAATCGAGGCGGGCGCGGCGATTTTAAACGTCGCGGCGGTGAGGCCGGTTTCGACGGTCGCTTGCGCGACGGCCATGTCGGCCATAGGGGCCTCGTATCTCGCTCCTGCGAGAGTGGTTTTCTCCATCCGCACGGAGTCGCTCAGCGCCTGCGTCGTCATGACGTTCGGGTTCCGATACCGCTGCTCCTCCACGATCCACGGCGTCGGCTCGGGAGCAGCACCGCCGGCGGAGGGTCGAGCGGTGGAGAGGGTGAGAGCGACGTTGGTCCAGGCTTCGCCGGTGCGGTTGATGACTTGCGCTTGGTAGTCGAAGGCGACCGAACGGGCGGTGGAATCGAGGCGGGCGCTGTAAACGGGTGTCCATTGCGCGCCGGGCACCGTGTAGCTGAGGTGGAGCTGGCCGACGCCGGAAGTGGGAGAACTGAGGCGGACGGTGACCTCTTTGACCGCGCGACGACCGGGTTGGCGACCGCGGGCTTCGTTGAGTTGGTTTTCGGCGGCGGCGATGCGATTGCGCAGGGCTTCGCGGCGTTGATTGAGTTCCTGCTGCGCGGCGTTGATGCGCTGGGTGTTCTCGCGGGAAAAGGCCAACAACTTACTCCAATTGTCGAAGTCGACTTGAGCAGCATCGCCCTCGGTGGGCGGGGTCGTGGTGGCGGTCACGATGCGTTCGAGCACATAGTGGTCGTATTCGAGCGCCTTGGCCTCATCGGCGAGACTGGCGTCCTCGGCGCGAAGCGTCTTGAGTTTGTCTTCGAGCGATCGAATTTCCGGATTCGGCGTGGCGTCGACAAAGAGATTGCGCGACTGCACGTCGACGATGCTCGTGCCGTCGGGGCCGGAGCCACGCACTTGCAGGGAATTGTCCCAGAGATTGGCGGGCAGCCCGGAGAGGACGATGGTCGATTCGCCCGCGCCAAGTTCAATCCCGGCCGTGCGAGCGACAAGGGCGCGGTCCGGGTAAACAGTCACGGCGCGGATGGTGGAGTCCGTCGCGCCCACCAGTGGGGAGAGGGAAGCAAGAATGGCGAAGATGGCCGCGAAAGCGAAAAAGGGACGAAGCGAAGTTTTCATGGAATCAGTGTGTCATGGGACAACGAACGGCGATGAGAGTTCTTAGTGAATCGCCGGGCCTAGCTCCCTCCGCGGGATGTGCATCAGGCGGTCGCTCGTTGCTGCGACAGGTGGGCGAGCATGAGGGTGAAGAAACACAGCACGAGGTTCTCCAGGGGAAGTTGGAGCGGCAGCGGCAAGGCGTAGATGATCGCAACGGTGGGCAACCAGATGCCGATGTTCGCGATCATGATGGGCAGTAATTTTTCGTAAAACCAACCGCGCGACCGGAACTGCGCCCAAACCTGCCGGATGTTGAAATGGGTTTCCACCCACTGGTAGCCGAGCCACATGCCGGGAGCGGCCAGCAGCGGTGCGTAGACGAATTGATCGAGCACCACTTTCTGGGCGATCGTGCTGATGGAGTTGTCGTAACCGACGAAGTGCGCGAGCCCCGTGTAGAGCCAGTGCATCTCCCAGCCCTTGTAGGCCCAGAACAGCGCCAGCCCGAAGCCTTGCTTCACGTTGTAACGATGGCGTGTGGCGGGCACGAAACGCAGATAGATCCACGGGATGATCGCGCCGAACAAGGCGGTCGAGGCCATGCTGTAACTCACGCCCAGCCGGTCGCGCCACACCGTCCATCGGGCCAACGCCTCGGTCACGCTCGGCACGAAGTAGTAGCCCAGCACCAACGCGAGGGCGAAGGCCTGGAGCACGAGTCCCGGCACCAGGTTGGCGCGGGCGCCTTGGATGCCGGCTCGCCACGGCGCGACGGGTTGTGACGTGGTCGACATGAGCGAGTGACTGTGCGGTGGCGCGAAATCGATCGCCAGCGCTTTAAGCGCGGGAGGCAAAATAGGGGCGAATCAACGCCGGTCGAGACGCGCTCGCTTGGCGGTCCGCGCCGTTACCGGGTGAGGGTGGCCAGCCAATTGATGGCGGGGGAGTTGGTGGACGGGCGATCGGTATGCCAGGCGTCGAGACGCGCGAGCTGTGTCGGCTCCAGAGCGGTGCGAAGCTCCGCGATTAAAATGGTTTCGGTCCGGGCGAGGGCGGTCTCGGCGGCGGCGAGTTCGCGGAAACGTCGCGAGGCACTGGCGTCGGACGCGGTGATTCGTTGGAGGGCGAAGCGAGCGGATTCGACCTCATC is from Synoicihabitans lomoniglobus and encodes:
- a CDS encoding mucoidy inhibitor MuiA family protein yields the protein MKTSLRPFFAFAAIFAILASLSPLVGATDSTIRAVTVYPDRALVARTAGIELGAGESTIVLSGLPANLWDNSLQVRGSGPDGTSIVDVQSRNLFVDATPNPEIRSLEDKLKTLRAEDASLADEAKALEYDHYVLERIVTATTTPPTEGDAAQVDFDNWSKLLAFSRENTQRINAAQQELNQRREALRNRIAAAENQLNEARGRQPGRRAVKEVTVRLSSPTSGVGQLHLSYTVPGAQWTPVYSARLDSTARSVAFDYQAQVINRTGEAWTNVALTLSTARPSAGGAAPEPTPWIVEEQRYRNPNVMTTQALSDSVRMEKTTLAGARYEAPMADMAVAQATVETGLTAATFKIAAPASIPTDGTMQKVTVTTITLPAGLRYDTTPKYVPSAFLTAKVTNDSAFPLLGGTLAAFVDGAFITNSHLKQTMPGEAFELALGVDEAVAIERTLINRFVEKTGFTNSGLRTTYEIKTEVTNHKTIPISIALAEPLPVSRHEKIIVKLIEPAERDLSSAKETKAYTRDDEGILTWTGSLAPGATRTLTYKFSIEHPADMDVTGVE
- a CDS encoding peroxiredoxin is translated as MKHRNLALFALFFAMLNFGSAAQLEVGATAPTLTATTDTGASIDLAEVYAGHAYTLVYFYPKADTPGCTKQGCSLRDSYEDLTAQGVAVIGVSYDTVENQSAFKDKYQLPFTLIADTDKSVAKAFGSNGMMMASRSAFLVHEGKVVYADHKGSTTEQANDILGFLAK